Within Wyeomyia smithii strain HCP4-BCI-WySm-NY-G18 chromosome 2, ASM2978416v1, whole genome shotgun sequence, the genomic segment CGTACCGCACTTTCATGAAGTTCCCTACATCAAAAAAGTGCCAGTTGAGCACGAGGTGAAAGTGTTTcgtgatgtagaagttgtacgaGAAGTGCCCGTGGAAAAAGTTGTCCACAAGCGTGTGGAGGTGCCGGTTCCAGTCATAAGAGAGGTTGAACTAATTCGAGAAGTGCCTGTCGTCCAAGAAATCCCACACGTCAAGGTAGTTAAGGTGGTCAAGGAAGTTCCAGTGGAAGAGGTCGTCCACAAGGACGTTTATGTTCCAGAAACGCATGCTGTTAAGGTTCCAATTCATGTTCCAGTTATCAAGCAAGAAATAAAGCAGAAGCCCTCAAAGTTGGCGAACCTTTTGCATTTTGATGGATTTTTTGGAtaagaaataaacaaaaatgctaACTTACCAATGGCCATAGCCGTTTCCTGTGAATCTCCTGTCACCATTTTCACAAGCACTCCGCTCGCACGTAGCATTTCAATAGATTCTCGAACCAATGGTCGTGGGGGATCAGTAATACCAACCAATCCCAAGTAAACTAAGTCCTGGAATGAAGTTCCTCTAGCTAAGGCTAGAACTCGCAAACCTTTTCTTCCAATCTCATACGCCTCCTGGAGAAACTCGGCT encodes:
- the LOC129720201 gene encoding mantle protein-like gives rise to the protein MRIIALVGIFVLVCEANIVPVDVKVPIKVPVLDIKHVENVVSPVREVKVPVIKQVAVEHTVPHFHEVPYIKKVPVEHEVKVFRDVEVVREVPVEKVVHKRVEVPVPVIREVELIREVPVVQEIPHVKVVKVVKEVPVEEVVHKDVYVPETHAVKVPIHVPVIKQEIKQKPSKLANLLHFDGFFG